The sequence TATGAAGGGGTAGTATTAGCATTTTTTGAATTTATTACTTGTTGCTTGAAAATCAAGGTCCACACGTTTCCTTGGGTGTACTTTTCCCAGGCCATGAAAATGTTTGAAATTTCACTTTTATTCATTCTGCAAGGTGCATCAGGACCATGCATTGATCACTAAGCATATTCATGCATTGCTCTTACAGGGCAAAAGACTACAGAAGAACCCAACCTCCAGAGAACTACCAACATCAGCCTGCATATGACATTTGTCTCAGCCGAGGATTCTGGTCTCCTATTCCTTGCTTCCGGAGAATCCCAGTATCTGCTAGTAGAGCTGGTCAATGGGACCATCAGGGTGAGTATGTGTATTGTGTACAGGACTCAGTTTGATGAATTCCACTGCTTTGTAAGACTCACATTTGCTATTATTTTGACCTGTCTCCTTTCTTGCCATGTCTTTTGTAGGACATATTTATTATATTCCCTATGAAATAACATGCCTAGAACATCTTTCTTAGAGCTCCACATTGTGCCACCCCTCCTGTAAATGTCAATTGATAACTGGGCATTACCATTCCCATTGCCAATAGTCTCTGACAACCTGACAATATTAGCATTtactttatttgtattttattttatattttgccATTTATTTTTGTATATGTTCTACATACTATGCTCCCCAAGAAATCATAAAGACCTCCAGTGGGACATTTAGGAGCTCTATCACACTGAGGGGCTCCCCAGTCCAATAGATTGCTGTGTAGGCTGCAGAACAGATGACAGAAGTGGTCCTTGCCCCTGCCAGTTGGACTCCCGACCTGCTCCTGGTAGACGGTTTTACATCTGCACCGTACATTTACAATGGCATGGGTTCAAAACCCAAGCACCATGTGGCGTACATCTCTCCCAATTCCACCATAAAAATACACAGTCGGCATGGTTATTTCAGTGAGGAGAGGAATAAGTCTTCCACGGGAGTAAAGCATTTAGGGATGCTGAACTCCAACATGCCTGATCTTTCTCATGCCCAACATCGGCCAGCTTAGAACTAGAAAGCACATCTGAGAAGCACAAAGGGTAAATGGTTTAAGAGAGATTATCagatacagatgcagcagagcttggTTAGTCACCATCTGTTATCTTTGCGTTTTACATAGCGCTGTGGATCATCTGCTGTATCACCATAATGCAGAAACAACAGCCCtgaagctctgctgcatctgtatacACAATCATGTAGACGCTGTGAACACGTACAAAAAACACAAATCAGTTTGTTCCTAGAATCTTAATTAAGACCAAATGTAACGCTGTGGGATCCAGAAATTGTCCTCAGCTGCCCCCATCTGTCCATAGACACGAGAACAGGCATTTCTACTTCATACAACTGAAACCAAGCACAGCAGTCATTCTCATGCATAAATGATGCTCTCACCAAAAGTATTATTCATGTCAGCAGCCGTCAATCAGATTCCTACTTCTATTTTCTCAGAGGGGTTTTGCAGTGGGTTTGCAGTGTCTAGAACCTGCCTCTGAGACCTTTAGGGGGGAGAAGTTAGTTAAAGGAGGTGTCCCATCATTACACGTCATATTCATTTTATCATTTTATAgatcataaaaaatgaaaaatatttatcatttacatgcagtaaaaatggcattttCTTACATCGTAAGGATGCCACCTAGTGTTTAAAGTGTGTAGCAATGTGCGTAACCATTTACTGAGGTGTGTGCTGGTGGACATGTATACTCAGTCACTCACATCAGGGTCAGGATCACTTTGAACACCAAATGGCACCAAACTGTATATGTCATAACACTGGATAATTTGAACAGCATGCgaatgacaaatatatatatatatatatatatatttttttttctatatactgAATATGATATATAATGGTGGGACAGCCACTTTTATTAATATAATACTTCAAACATAATCTGTACAAAAccctatgcagtgagctccccctactggaaAAGTTGGCCAAACTGAGTTGTATCATTTCTCTGGGTTGCTGTATGAAGGAAAGTAGATAATTTGGAGTTCTGCAACAGCATCTCAATGTAAACACCATTTCATTTAGATAAAATTAAATTATACATACTCAAGGTCAGCAAATTAACCTGTTCAACGCCCTTAGCCACTTTAAACATTAGGTGTTAACTCTTCAATGATCATAGACATCTGTCCAAGGATATTAGATGTTGAAGGGATTTTCAGAGATTTTgagattgatggcctatcctcaggatagcctgTGAAGAAAGCCCCAGCAGCCGCTAATAAATCTTATTTAGTCTTGCTTATTGGTGGCAAAAATGTCCGGTGATGCACATCAACCGCACGTGATCTATAgttacctgtatatactgtattacctGTTGAAAATAGCTTGGACGGGCCATATTACAGTTTACACAAGAGTAATTGTTTTGAAACCGCATGCTACAGTCATCCAGAGAAATGTATTATGAAACAGAATAAAGTTCTATACACAATTTCATTTCAATGTTTAGTGAAGTGCATGTTACTCTTGTATGCACATAAGATAAAGtaggatagagatagatagatagatagatagatagatagatagatagatagatagatagatagatagatagatattcccTTCGAGCGTTTTTGTACTAACTTAGAATATGttctaatttttatatatatttttcaggcTCGAATGAAAAAAGACAAAAGAGAGTCCATACTGTCCTTTCCAAAATGGACAGATCTGAAGAATAGTGAGAACCACAAAATAGGTTTACAAGTTACAGAGTCTCAGATGATTTTAACACTGGACAACTTGACCAATATTTTGGATCTTTCATGGCCCCATCAGAATCTGTTCACATATCACAGCATCTTCCTTGGTGGAGCTGATGGAAATAACACTCCAGATGATTTTGAAACAATTCCTACATTTCGTGGCTGTATCATGGAAGCTAAGTTCGATAAAATGGACCTGCTTTCTGGATCTTTTCCCCAAGTAGAGTTTCATGGACAATGGGAAATTTGTCACTCAGACCTTCAGACTAGTACTACTGGATCCTTTGGATTCATCGGATCACGTTCATATATAAAGTTTCCAAATTGGAATATGAAACCATTTGCATCTATTGAAATAACTCTGGAAACCCCTAGACCAGGGCGCGCACCTTTGATTTACCAACCAGGACTACAAAAATCGTACTTATATGTTGAAATTGCCGGTGGTCAAATCCAGGGAGTGTTTGACTCTGGAGTATCAGCTGTAAAGTTTCAAAACCCAATATATATTAGTGACAGCCAGATCCATACTATTCAGATTTCTGTGGACAGTTCCAATATACAGTTGACTGTGGATAAAACTTCCACCCAGATCTCTCTTAATAGCATGCAACAAAAATGGGATATCAATGGTGATCTTTATCTCGGTGGTGTGGATGACATCACTTTAGCTAAGATGCGGGAGGGTCCTCTTGGTAACATTTTCATAGATGATATGGAGTATAAATCATTTTCTGGATGCATTATGAACTTGAAGATTAACTCTAAGAGGATGGAAATACATGACGCCTTGACAAGTAGAGATATAATAGATGGTTGTCATGAATATGATGACTATGGAGAATATGATGACTTTATCACTACCATCATTCCCACAACAGCTCAAACAATTTTTGAGAGTCTTTATGATATTTGCAAGCTGAAACCTAATCAAGCCAAGCCAAAACTTCTTCTGAACCCTATGCCTTTAGCAGTAGCTAGGGGGCAATCTGCCTTTCTTGAATGGAAAAATGTTCAACCAGCAATTGACTTGGACAAAGTTGGATTACGCCAATCTCAGCTAGTTTTTAGTTTAGTTGGCAACACTCAACATGGACAATTGGAACTTGGAATACCAGGAGGtgaaacaagaaaaaaatttacATTGCTAGATATCAGCAGTCACAGAGTGCGATACATCCATGATGGGTCAGAGTCATATAACGATCAATTAAATCTGGAGATATCGTTAGCCAGTGGAATAAATGTCCCTGAGTGTCTAAGAAAACCTCAGCAGTTTAATCTTACAATATTTGTTTCTCCTTAtattgctactcctcttattcagTTTCCTAAAGGGAATACATTTTGGGTTTTACCATATGGACAAAAAGTTTTAACAATGGATATTATTGAGATTACAGACTTAGATACACCATGTGACTTGCTCACCATTTATGTTATTGGAGATAACAAAGAAGGACAATTTGAAATTCAGGACAAGCCTGGAGAAGCTGTTCCTGAATTCTCTTGCAAGGATTTGGAAGCAGGTCAAGTGATTTTTGTGCATAAGTCTGGACAGGGGGCACATTTCACAATACAGGTCAGTGATGGCACATCAAGAAGttctcctgagctcatcaaatttTTAGTGTTAGAGCCTCTAATAAATATAACTCAGAATGCACTAGTTGTACACCAGGGAATGTCTGCATTAATTATACCTTCCAACCTCCCTTTGGTCACTAATGCAGATAAACTGGGAATGGAAGTTACCTATAAACTCCTTGACTACCCCAGGCTAGGTATGGTACAAACATTTGTGCCTGGAGAAGGCTGGAAGGCAACTGATACCTTTAATCAACATGATCTAGAAAGATCTGGCGTAAGATACCAAAGTGCAGAATCAGAACTTCGAGGAGAAGAGTTAAGTGAAGACATGAAAGTTCAACTAAAACTAGGTACACAGGTTGTAACCAATAACACATTTCAGGTCAAAGTAAAGAGATCAAGTTTACAGATGATGAGGATGGTTTCTCTAAAGTTAGGAAAGAAACGTGATGTGAATCTAACAGACAAATATTTGCAAGTGGACACAAGCATGAATGGTCCTGAGCTAGCATCTTTTGTATACTTCATTGTTCAGTCTCCACGGAAAGGAAATCTACTGTTAGATGGAAGGAGGATAATCGAAGGATCCCATTTTACCCAGGAAGATGTGAACAATGGACATGTCAGCTACGCAGCTACAGTGCGAAATACTATGGAGATGGAGGATCAGGTTCAATTTCAAGTATTACATAACAGTAGAAATTCTCCAATCTTTACATACAAGATTCTAATTGGTGTAGATCCTGATGCACCACAACTTACTAATCAACTACTTAATGTACTAGAAGGTGAAACAGGGTCAATAACCCAAGATCACCTTTTCATAAAAAGCAGCAGAAGCACTAGTTTTATTTATGAAGTAATTGATGGACCTCAGCATGGGACTTTAATCCGAAAAGGAAATACTCAATCTGGCTACGAGGAAGGAGTGACAGAGTTTACAAATGATGATATTCTTGATAGCCTTCTTTTTTACAAGCACGATGGCTCAGAGACCACTGAGGATGATATACCATTTGTAGTGTTTAGGCAGCTTGAGGGCAGTGCTTCCGAGActagtggagaaggagaggataAAGAAGAGGAAGTAGTGCGAGATGTTTTCCGTGTATCTATTCAGCCTGTTAATGACAACGCTCCTAAGCAAATAGTACATAAAATATTCAATGTAGTTCGTGATGGACAGAAGTTGTTGACTACCAATGACATTGCATTTTTAGACACAGACTCGGGTACAACAGATTCACAAATAGTTCTAGTTAGGTACGGGGTGTCATTTGGAAGAATTGTATTTGTGGATGATCCATCACTTGTAGTTATGAGATTCACACAAGATGATATCAGAAGGCACAGAATTCTCTTTATACATAGTGGCCCTGACCAAGGTTCAATACAATTACAGGTATCTGATGGACTACATCATCTTACCACTATTTTAGAGGTCCACGCATCTGATCCATTTATTAATATTTCCAACATTACTACACTTAATGTGCTCTTAGGAGGAAAAGGAACTCTGACAACCACGAATGTTAACATAGAGACCAACTTGGACTTGCGTGCAGATGACGAAATAAAATATTACATCAAAACTAAACCAAGGTGGGgagacattttaaggggtggaaaaccTACAGAGTCATTTTCACAGCAGGATTTAGCAGATGGACTGGTAGTTtatcggcacagtggagaaggaagtaaCAGGGATCATTTCAGGATTTCAGTTGAGGCCAACCAGGTGGAAGCAGTAGGTGACATCAAGGTACAAGTAATCTCTGACTCCCCACCTGTGCCTTTGAAAGTGATAAACAATGAGAAAGTATATGTCTTTCAAGGTGAAGCAGCAGAGATCAAGAAAGAATATCTTTTGGTGAGTATTTCTATATTACTATGTTTTATGTTAACATGTTTTATGTTTCTATGTGGGCGAAATATGCATTTTTAGAATAACATTATCAATACATCCATACTTAGCTACTACTATCAACACTGTATAAGTAGATTGGGCTTCCCTCATGTGGCTCCTAATCTGTTGGTGGCACTACTATTGTGCACTAGTGGCACCAGGGATGTCATAGCAATTTATT is a genomic window of Bufo bufo chromosome 1, aBufBuf1.1, whole genome shotgun sequence containing:
- the CSPG4 gene encoding chondroitin sulfate proteoglycan 4, with product MMAGGHRLLLLLLLGGVLQDMGSEGQKTTEEPNLQRTTNISLHMTFVSAEDSGLLFLASGESQYLLVELVNGTIRARMKKDKRESILSFPKWTDLKNSENHKIGLQVTESQMILTLDNLTNILDLSWPHQNLFTYHSIFLGGADGNNTPDDFETIPTFRGCIMEAKFDKMDLLSGSFPQVEFHGQWEICHSDLQTSTTGSFGFIGSRSYIKFPNWNMKPFASIEITLETPRPGRAPLIYQPGLQKSYLYVEIAGGQIQGVFDSGVSAVKFQNPIYISDSQIHTIQISVDSSNIQLTVDKTSTQISLNSMQQKWDINGDLYLGGVDDITLAKMREGPLGNIFIDDMEYKSFSGCIMNLKINSKRMEIHDALTSRDIIDGCHEYDDYGEYDDFITTIIPTTAQTIFESLYDICKLKPNQAKPKLLLNPMPLAVARGQSAFLEWKNVQPAIDLDKVGLRQSQLVFSLVGNTQHGQLELGIPGGETRKKFTLLDISSHRVRYIHDGSESYNDQLNLEISLASGINVPECLRKPQQFNLTIFVSPYIATPLIQFPKGNTFWVLPYGQKVLTMDIIEITDLDTPCDLLTIYVIGDNKEGQFEIQDKPGEAVPEFSCKDLEAGQVIFVHKSGQGAHFTIQVSDGTSRSSPELIKFLVLEPLINITQNALVVHQGMSALIIPSNLPLVTNADKLGMEVTYKLLDYPRLGMVQTFVPGEGWKATDTFNQHDLERSGVRYQSAESELRGEELSEDMKVQLKLGTQVVTNNTFQVKVKRSSLQMMRMVSLKLGKKRDVNLTDKYLQVDTSMNGPELASFVYFIVQSPRKGNLLLDGRRIIEGSHFTQEDVNNGHVSYAATVRNTMEMEDQVQFQVLHNSRNSPIFTYKILIGVDPDAPQLTNQLLNVLEGETGSITQDHLFIKSSRSTSFIYEVIDGPQHGTLIRKGNTQSGYEEGVTEFTNDDILDSLLFYKHDGSETTEDDIPFVVFRQLEGSASETSGEGEDKEEEVVRDVFRVSIQPVNDNAPKQIVHKIFNVVRDGQKLLTTNDIAFLDTDSGTTDSQIVLVRYGVSFGRIVFVDDPSLVVMRFTQDDIRRHRILFIHSGPDQGSIQLQVSDGLHHLTTILEVHASDPFINISNITTLNVLLGGKGTLTTTNVNIETNLDLRADDEIKYYIKTKPRWGDILRGGKPTESFSQQDLADGLVVYRHSGEGSNRDHFRISVEANQVEAVGDIKVQVISDSPPVPLKVINNEKVYVFQGEAAEIKKEYLLVSAEGIFPDKIAYSLTGSPYFGHLVSVSGELSSDGSPSLDFVYTFTQEDVNKGRILYLHSSTDMLPDQMMLEVSAGGTTLEIVVPLEIISVYIPLEANELMVVEGGTTALSDNILQVPNDYYLALNLDLIILEGPKNGRIINAEKNDLRDFSWNELEQGRVFYEHDGSETRNDSFTVMANASDVNHHSKAVTISVIIQAVNDEKPRVVTNNGMQMLEGDTAVITTDALHTVDDDSVPEDIVYSFIPPSNGEIIVRGFPGRVLSFSQRDLELGMVQFMHTGELDGGFLFKVSDGENESEQLFFHIQATPITITMESLHSLVVCPRSLQQITNQHLNATTNEQKGTPPVLVYHIENPPQIGKIIHGGNSQVLTNFTQEEVDAGFIFYQHVESPNPFWSTQDLFSFHVQSPRASSQKYVFNVTVTFQSSCPQLHTKLWKNTGLSIQQGGSSAITLNSLDASNLLANSSFSKLTRDIVFLIISPPSHGYLSINGVTLNPEDPYFLQSHLENQSVFYTNIKSESLVDSFKFKAQIRPKSSSFHELGDVLTIRESFNITVTSAPILPSSISPPKSKLQLAVGSNISLTEDHLSLDHSLASPDNIVYTILDLPIGVSVETRGNQSTQVLQFTQEDLAKSNLILLANQTAVSGEIRFNITDGVQTPFLGNLPIKVLSSHQTILEVKQVPGRSNITLGHISPTLDRMASTYVYKLTRKPSYGQIVVGQVPVSEFQWDQVNNNEVSYDFTNFLSTQDEFEFVAISHMDEEYIGKVTVQVSATVKIGDRQKWPRGCTIKLGTEAIDASELGTYTKSIPQFIVLRHPRKGRFVRFPYESGRGDRTSTNVFTQVELERGLIGLELWEDDETGSDIQSDRFSLLVSASHVPPANVTVRFNTVPYNSSNADHTILLSAPETLSTTTNSQTSRTVEATHEMFVTQTQTTSSEPTTLLESISKESTTQIETTTDLISTANKLVATVDMVSATNSTQTTIVVPTRTSQMLTNSTHSNTLSPDLWMSSEYLSEIPTQDLTLNSSLSINASSSPNPEVEGTILGFMSSHVYSIVLPVCLVLLFILLGLLLLAYFVRKKKMGKHHIQKVATSAAKTENGASEKQTFRPTEPDRDFPLCDVGDHRGNGATGQTGSQYWV